In Tamandua tetradactyla isolate mTamTet1 chromosome 7, mTamTet1.pri, whole genome shotgun sequence, the following are encoded in one genomic region:
- the LOC143642414 gene encoding keratin, type II cytoskeletal 6A-like, whose product MSSKSTMRTQSSSSHRGFSTSSARVPGVCRSGFSSVSVSRSRGSGGLGGVCGGAGFGSRSLHSLGGAKRISLGGGSCVIRSGYGGRVGGGFGLGGGAGSGFGFGSGVSGGFGFGGGAGFGGGYGGPGFPVCPPGGIQEVTVNQNLLTPLNLQIDPTIQRVKNEEREQIKTLNNKFASFIDKVRFLEQQNKVLETKWTLLQQQGPKTERQSLEPLFEQYISNLRRQLDSITGDRGRLDAELRSMQDLVDDMKNKYEDEINKRTAAENEFVTLKKDVDAAYINKVELQAKVDGLREEIDFLRAFYEQELSQMQTQFSDTSVVLSMDNNRSLDLDSIIAEVRAQYEDIANRSRAEAESWYQTKYEELQVTAGRHGDDLRNTKQEIAEMNRMIQRLRSEIDNVKKQNANLQASIADAEQRGEMALQDAKNKLESLEDALQKAKQDMAQLLKEYQELLNVKLSLDVEIATYRKLLEGEECRLQGEGVGQVNISVVQSTVSSGYGGASGVSSGLGLGGGSGYSYSSGHSLGGGFSSGSGRGISGGLSSAGGSSSTIKYTTTSSSSRKSYRH is encoded by the exons ATGTCTAGCAAATCCACCATGAGGACCCAGAGCAGCAGCAGCCACCGGGGCTTCAGCACCAGCTCAGCCAGAGTCCCTGGGGTCTGCCGCTCTGGCTTCAGCAGCGTCTCTGTGTCCCGCTCCAGGGGCAGTGGTGGCCTGGGTGGGGTTTGTGGAGGAGCTGGCTTTGGAAGCCGGAGCCTCCACAGCCTGGGGGGCGCCAAGAGGATATCCCTCGGAGGGGGCAGCTGTGTCATCAGGAGTGGATACGGTGGCAGAGTTGGAGGAGGCTTTGGCCTTGGAGGAGGAGCCGGGAGTGGATTTGGATTTGGCAGTGGAGTCAGCGGTGGCTTTGGCTTTGGTGGCGGGGCTGGATTTGGTGGTGGCTATGGGGGCCCTGGCTTCCCTGTCTGCCCCCCTGGAGGCATCCAAGAGGTCACCGTCAACCAGAATCTCCTGACTCCTCTAAACCTGCAAATCGACCCCACCATCCAGCGGGTGAAGAACGAGGAGCGGGAGCAGATCAAGACCCTCAACAACAAGTTTGCCTCCTTCATTGACAAG GTGCGCTTCCTGGAGCAGCAGAACAAGGTTCTGGAGACCAAATGGACCCTGCTCCAGCAGCAAGGTCCCAAGACCGAGAGGCAGAGCCTGGAGCCTCTGTTTGAGCAGTACATCAGCAACCTCAGAAGGCAGCTGGATTCTATCACCGGGGACAGAGGCCGCCTGGACGCAGAGCTCCGAAGCATGCAGGACCTGGTGGACGACATGAAGAACAA ATATGAAGATGAAATTAACAAACGTACAGCAGCAGAAAACGAATTTGTGACTCTGAAGAAG GACGTCGATGCTGCCTACATTAATAAGGTTGAACTGCAAGCCAAGGTAGATGGTCTTAGAGAGGAGATTGATTTCCTGAGAGCCTTCTATGAGCAG GAGCTGTCCCAGATGCAGACTCAGTTCAGCGACACGTCCGTGGTCCTGTCCATGGACAACAACCGCTCCCTGGACCTGGACAGCATCATCGCCGAGGTCAGGGCCCAGTATGAGGACATCGCCAACCGCAGCCGGGCCGAGGCCGAGTCCTGGTACCAGACCAAG TACGAAGAGCTGCAGGTCACAGCAGGCAGACATGGGGATGACCTGCGCAACACCAAGCAGGAGATTGCTGAGATGAACCGCATGATCCAGAGACTGAGATCAGAGATTGACAATGTCAAAAAACAG AATGCCAACCTGCAGGCCTCCATCGCTGATGCTGAGCAGCGTGGGGAGATGGCCCTCCAGGATGCCAAGAATAAGCTGGAAAGTCTGGAGGATGCCCTGCAGAAGGCAAAGCAGGACATGGCCCAGTTACTGAAGGAGTACCAAGAGCTCTTGAATGTCAAACTATCTCTGGACGTGGAGATCGCCACCTACAGGAAGCTACTGGAAGGCGAGGAATGCAG GCTGCAAGGGGAAGGCGTTGGACAGGTCAACATCT CTGTGGTGCAGTCCACCGTCTCCAGTGGCTATGGCGGCGCCAGCGGTGTCAGCAGTGGCTTAGGCCTGGGTGGAGGTAGTGGCTACTCCTACAGCAGTGGTCACAGCCTTGGAGGTGGCTTCAGTTCCGGAAGTGGCAGAGGCATCAGCGGTGGCCTCAGCTCTGCTGGGGGCAGCAGTTCTACCATCAAATACACCACCACTTCTTCCTCCAGCAGGAAGAGCTACAGGCACTGA